A genomic region of Candidatus Bathyarchaeota archaeon contains the following coding sequences:
- the rpmC gene encoding 50S ribosomal protein L29 — MAILRMREIKEMSSENRLKKIEELKVELMRLKTMSKAGGAIENPAKIKEIKRTIARLLTVENEVKRRS, encoded by the coding sequence ATGGCAATTTTAAGAATGCGTGAAATAAAAGAAATGTCTTCTGAAAATCGATTGAAAAAAATTGAAGAACTTAAAGTTGAGTTAATGAGATTAAAAACTATGAGTAAAGCTGGAGGAGCAATTGAAAACCCTGCTAAAATTAAAGAAATAAAAAGAACAATAGCGAGACTTTTAACCGTAGAAAATGAGGTTAAAAGGAGGAGTTAA
- a CDS encoding 30S ribosomal protein S17 produces MVTKNIGINVSLPQKTCNDPKCPFHGNLKVRGKIIVGVVASDKMRNSIVVKRDYLHYVKKYMRYEKRRSKILAHKPPCIEVKQGDIVKIAECRPISKNISFVVIEKIEKR; encoded by the coding sequence TTGGTAACAAAAAACATAGGTATAAACGTTTCTTTACCCCAAAAAACATGTAACGATCCTAAATGCCCGTTTCATGGTAATCTAAAAGTTAGAGGAAAAATAATAGTTGGAGTTGTAGCTAGCGATAAAATGAGAAACTCTATTGTAGTTAAAAGGGATTACCTTCATTATGTAAAAAAGTATATGCGATATGAAAAACGTAGAAGTAAAATTTTAGCTCATAAACCACCTTGTATTGAAGTTAAGCAAGGAGATATTGTTAAAATAGCTGAATGCAGACCTATAAGCAAAAATATATCTTTTGTTGTTATTGAAAAAATTGAAAAACGTTAG
- a CDS encoding 30S ribosomal protein S19, protein MPREFTYRGYTLAQLQQMSMDEFIKLLPARQRRSLLRGLTEQQKILLTKIRKAKNSQSKENSKPIKTHCRDMIILPEMVGLTILVHNGKEFVPVEIKPEMIGHYLGEFAITNKRVVHGAPGIGASRSSMYVPLK, encoded by the coding sequence ATGCCTCGTGAATTCACTTATAGAGGTTACACCTTAGCTCAACTTCAACAAATGTCTATGGATGAGTTTATTAAGCTTCTTCCAGCTAGACAACGACGCTCGCTTCTCAGAGGATTAACAGAGCAACAAAAAATTCTTTTAACTAAAATAAGAAAGGCGAAAAATTCTCAATCGAAAGAAAATAGTAAACCTATTAAAACTCATTGCAGGGATATGATTATTCTTCCAGAAATGGTAGGGCTTACAATTCTAGTTCATAATGGTAAAGAGTTTGTTCCAGTAGAAATTAAACCAGAAATGATAGGGCACTATCTAGGGGAATTTGCAATAACTAACAAGAGAGTGGTACATGGTGCTCCAGGTATAGGAGCTTCCAGATCCAGCATGTATGTTCCATTAAAGTAG
- a CDS encoding bifunctional phosphoglucose/phosphomannose isomerase: MNEFFKLKELDKFGMLNFIEQAPNYLRSTLNLIKTEWDSSLEKYFEGLEVNNIIISGLGGSAISGDIIVDWIWGKSPFLIMVNRDYRLPKFAGEKTLVIVVSYSGDTFETLAQFYEAYKRKCVLFAVSSGGKLKKASEKLNIPFLKVKEGLPPRAALPCLLPSVAYIISKFNSFIPISELELAADRMDEMKKDIDFSRELEENLAKKMALNIFGRFPTIYAFINMSSVARRIKDQINENSKTPAKFEFLPEACHNEIEGIHYSEKEKFCFLFVEGQEEIEKTAINEFKKVLKENDLTNIFDIPVKGERKIEKILTSIYFGDYLSFYLSLLSKVDPTITRNIQEYKKGINSEASKLINYFEKFIL; the protein is encoded by the coding sequence ATGAATGAATTTTTCAAATTAAAAGAGTTAGATAAATTTGGGATGTTAAATTTTATAGAGCAGGCTCCTAACTATTTACGTTCAACTTTAAACTTGATTAAAACTGAATGGGATTCAAGTTTAGAAAAATATTTTGAAGGATTAGAAGTTAATAACATAATTATTTCTGGGCTAGGAGGTTCAGCTATAAGCGGAGATATAATTGTTGATTGGATTTGGGGAAAAAGCCCCTTTTTAATAATGGTTAATAGAGATTATAGATTACCTAAGTTTGCTGGAGAAAAAACTTTAGTTATTGTAGTTAGTTATTCAGGAGATACATTTGAAACTTTAGCTCAATTTTATGAAGCTTACAAGAGAAAATGCGTTTTATTTGCTGTTTCTTCTGGAGGAAAATTAAAGAAAGCTTCTGAAAAACTTAATATTCCTTTTTTAAAAGTTAAGGAAGGTTTACCTCCTCGTGCAGCTTTACCATGTTTGCTTCCATCTGTAGCTTATATTATATCAAAGTTTAATTCTTTCATTCCTATTTCTGAATTAGAATTAGCTGCAGATAGAATGGATGAAATGAAGAAAGATATTGATTTTTCACGTGAACTCGAAGAAAATTTAGCTAAAAAAATGGCTTTAAATATTTTTGGGAGATTCCCCACTATTTACGCTTTTATAAATATGAGTAGTGTAGCAAGAAGAATAAAAGATCAAATTAATGAAAATAGTAAAACTCCAGCTAAATTCGAGTTTTTGCCCGAAGCATGCCATAATGAAATTGAAGGGATTCATTATTCAGAAAAAGAAAAATTTTGCTTTTTATTTGTTGAAGGACAAGAAGAAATAGAGAAGACAGCAATCAATGAATTTAAAAAAGTTTTAAAAGAAAATGATTTAACTAATATTTTTGATATACCAGTTAAAGGTGAAAGAAAGATAGAGAAAATTCTTACCTCAATTTACTTTGGCGATTATCTATCTTTTTATCTTTCTTTGCTATCTAAAGTTGATCCAACAATTACAAGAAATATTCAGGAATATAAAAAAGGAATAAATAGTGAAGCTTCCAAGTTAATAAATTATTTTGAAAAATTTATCCTTTAG
- a CDS encoding 30S ribosomal protein S3 encodes MSINKYFVKENLKKAEVNEFLARELGKAGYVGTELTKTPLGTRVVIYVARPGVVIGRRGQSIRDLTKILEERFGIENPQISVATVENPELNPHVIASQIVAALQKGIHFRRAVYWALQRIMDAGALGAEIIIGGKLTTERARHEKYSAGYLPKCGDPILKQLKTAVTYVQLKPGLYGVKVRILPPDAKFPDKPVIKPKQQEES; translated from the coding sequence ATGTCAATAAACAAGTATTTCGTTAAGGAAAACCTAAAAAAAGCTGAAGTAAATGAGTTTTTAGCTAGGGAACTTGGTAAAGCAGGTTATGTTGGAACAGAGCTAACTAAAACACCATTAGGGACACGAGTAGTCATTTATGTCGCTAGACCAGGAGTAGTTATTGGGCGACGCGGTCAAAGTATAAGAGATTTGACTAAAATTTTAGAGGAACGGTTTGGAATTGAAAATCCTCAAATATCTGTAGCAACAGTTGAAAATCCAGAACTTAATCCTCATGTTATTGCTTCTCAAATTGTTGCTGCTCTTCAAAAGGGGATTCACTTTAGAAGGGCTGTTTATTGGGCTTTACAAAGAATAATGGATGCAGGAGCTTTAGGAGCTGAAATAATTATTGGTGGAAAATTAACTACTGAAAGAGCGCGACATGAAAAATATAGTGCAGGTTATTTACCTAAATGCGGTGATCCAATATTAAAACAACTAAAGACAGCTGTTACATATGTTCAATTAAAACCAGGTCTTTATGGAGTTAAAGTTAGAATTTTACCTCCAGATGCTAAATTTCCAGATAAACCTGTGATTAAACCTAAGCAGCAGGAGGAAAGTTAA
- a CDS encoding ribonuclease P protein component 1: MRLKGGVKLEITPENLVKHELIGLKVKIFKCKNSQLNGFEGTIVNETKNTLTIQSDNKMKIIPKNISIFHFSLPNGRIVEVNGKILIGKPENRLKMRLKRW, encoded by the coding sequence ATGAGGTTAAAAGGAGGAGTTAAATTGGAAATAACGCCAGAGAATCTAGTGAAACATGAGCTAATAGGTTTAAAAGTTAAAATCTTCAAATGTAAAAACTCTCAACTTAATGGGTTTGAAGGAACAATAGTAAATGAAACAAAAAATACATTAACTATTCAATCAGATAATAAAATGAAAATTATCCCTAAAAACATTTCTATATTTCATTTTTCCTTACCAAATGGTAGAATAGTTGAAGTTAATGGAAAAATTTTGATTGGAAAACCTGAAAATAGATTAAAAATGAGGTTGAAGCGTTGGTAA
- a CDS encoding 50S ribosomal protein L32e: MVNPKKPEFKRQESWRYVRVKSSWRKPKGKSSRMRRRIKGWPKSVSVGYGNKKELRGTHPSGYKPVIVYNIKDLEKINKETQAVIIAHTVSERKKLQILEKAKELGLKVLNRKAPEEEKKIEEEKTE, translated from the coding sequence ATGGTAAACCCTAAAAAACCTGAATTTAAAAGACAGGAAAGTTGGCGATACGTAAGAGTTAAATCAAGTTGGAGGAAACCTAAAGGAAAATCAAGTCGAATGCGAAGAAGAATTAAAGGTTGGCCCAAATCTGTTTCTGTGGGTTACGGAAATAAAAAAGAGTTGAGAGGGACTCACCCTTCAGGGTATAAACCAGTAATTGTTTACAACATTAAGGATTTAGAAAAAATAAATAAGGAAACTCAAGCAGTTATAATAGCTCATACAGTAAGTGAAAGAAAGAAACTTCAAATTCTTGAAAAAGCTAAAGAATTAGGTTTAAAGGTTCTTAACAGAAAAGCACCTGAAGAAGAAAAGAAAATTGAAGAGGAGAAAACTGAATGA
- a CDS encoding 50S ribosomal protein L22 yields MPKWSYSIQNLDPDKTVKCSGRELRISPKTATEVCRAIKGMKLNEAKAFLEEVKELKRAVPFRRYKKEVPHRRMNEKWYAGRYPVKVADKLLKLLNELEANAEYKGLNTENLIIIHAASQRGRKLKRYIPRAFGRATPKFETLTHIELVGYEASS; encoded by the coding sequence TTGCCTAAATGGAGTTACTCTATTCAAAATTTAGATCCTGATAAAACAGTTAAATGCTCTGGGAGAGAGTTAAGAATCTCTCCAAAAACAGCAACTGAAGTTTGCAGAGCAATTAAAGGAATGAAACTAAATGAAGCTAAAGCTTTTTTAGAAGAGGTAAAAGAGTTAAAGAGAGCTGTACCTTTTAGGAGATATAAAAAAGAGGTCCCTCATAGAAGAATGAATGAAAAATGGTATGCTGGAAGGTACCCTGTTAAAGTTGCTGATAAACTTTTAAAATTGTTAAATGAGCTTGAAGCAAACGCTGAATATAAAGGTTTAAATACAGAAAACTTAATTATTATTCATGCAGCTTCTCAAAGAGGGAGAAAACTTAAAAGGTATATTCCAAGAGCTTTTGGAAGAGCCACTCCAAAATTTGAAACTTTAACTCATATAGAACTAGTTGGTTATGAAGCTTCATCCTAA
- a CDS encoding 30S ribosomal protein S14 produces MKHKPKKERKFGKGSRPCRRCGQYGPVIRKYGLYLCRQCFREVAEQLGFKKYN; encoded by the coding sequence ATGAAACATAAACCTAAAAAGGAAAGGAAATTCGGAAAAGGAAGTAGACCATGCAGGAGATGCGGTCAATACGGACCAGTAATTCGAAAGTATGGTTTATATCTTTGCAGACAATGTTTTAGAGAAGTAGCTGAACAGCTTGGCTTCAAAAAATATAATTAA
- a CDS encoding 50S ribosomal protein L14: MPGPKTRAVSAKGIVEYRPRISRGLVAGARLVCADNTGAKILKLISVGGYKSRLRRLPAACVGDMVRVTVVKGTPELKGQVFPAIIIRQRKPYRRRDGTWLQFEDNAAVLMTAEGEFKGSEIKGPVAKEAAERWPRIANVANIII, encoded by the coding sequence ATGCCCGGCCCAAAAACTAGAGCTGTAAGCGCTAAAGGTATAGTAGAGTATAGACCACGAATTTCTAGAGGATTAGTTGCAGGTGCGAGGTTAGTTTGTGCTGATAATACAGGAGCTAAAATTTTAAAATTGATTTCAGTAGGAGGATATAAATCAAGACTTAGAAGGTTGCCTGCAGCATGCGTTGGTGATATGGTTAGAGTAACAGTAGTTAAGGGAACTCCTGAACTTAAAGGTCAAGTTTTTCCAGCTATAATAATAAGACAAAGAAAACCGTATAGAAGAAGAGATGGAACTTGGCTTCAATTTGAAGATAATGCTGCTGTATTGATGACTGCTGAAGGAGAATTTAAAGGAAGTGAAATTAAAGGGCCTGTAGCTAAAGAAGCTGCTGAAAGATGGCCTAGAATAGCAAATGTAGCTAATATAATAATTTAA
- a CDS encoding 50S ribosomal protein L19e: MNLKTQKRLAASILKAGETRIKIDPEQIDKVESAITREEIKKLIHEGVIKKIKAKGVSKGRKRKKASKKRRTPGNIKGHSLPKKRLWINKIRKIRKELKTLRDKKLITKKVFRQLYVMAKGGAFKDSAHLKEYIKLHNLIKKR; encoded by the coding sequence ATGAACTTAAAAACTCAAAAACGTCTTGCAGCATCAATACTAAAAGCAGGTGAAACAAGAATTAAAATTGATCCAGAACAAATAGATAAAGTAGAATCAGCTATAACTAGAGAAGAAATTAAAAAACTTATTCATGAAGGAGTAATTAAAAAGATTAAAGCTAAAGGAGTTAGTAAAGGTAGAAAAAGGAAAAAAGCTTCTAAAAAAAGAAGAACGCCTGGAAATATTAAGGGGCACTCTCTACCTAAAAAAAGACTTTGGATAAATAAAATTAGAAAAATCAGAAAGGAACTTAAAACCCTTAGAGATAAAAAACTTATTACAAAAAAGGTTTTTCGTCAACTATATGTAATGGCTAAAGGTGGAGCTTTTAAAGATTCTGCGCATCTTAAAGAATATATAAAACTTCATAATTTAATTAAAAAGAGGTAA
- a CDS encoding 30S ribosomal protein S5: MEKTEPHIKWVPKTKVGEMVLSGQIVSIQDILSQGLKIKEPEIVDTLLPNLQQEVLGIGLVQKQTDAGEKTRFRAVVAVGNEDGFIGVGTGKAKQVRTAIEKATDDAKLNITPIRRGCGSWECRCSIPHSLPFKVEGKCGSVTVQIIPGPRGLGLVAGEVVKTILRLAGVKDCWTRTFGSTSTIPSTAFAVYNALKNTYKVVTPKDWVR; encoded by the coding sequence ATGGAGAAAACCGAGCCTCATATTAAATGGGTTCCAAAAACAAAAGTGGGAGAAATGGTTCTTTCAGGTCAAATAGTTTCTATTCAAGATATTTTATCACAAGGATTAAAAATTAAGGAGCCTGAAATAGTTGATACTCTTCTTCCTAATCTTCAACAAGAAGTTTTAGGAATAGGGCTTGTTCAAAAACAAACCGATGCAGGAGAAAAAACAAGATTCAGAGCTGTTGTAGCTGTTGGAAATGAAGATGGATTTATAGGTGTCGGTACAGGAAAAGCGAAACAAGTGAGAACAGCTATAGAAAAAGCTACAGATGATGCAAAACTAAACATTACGCCGATAAGGAGAGGATGTGGAAGTTGGGAATGTCGATGTTCTATTCCTCATTCGCTTCCATTTAAAGTAGAAGGGAAATGTGGAAGCGTAACTGTACAAATAATTCCCGGTCCTAGAGGATTAGGGCTTGTAGCTGGAGAAGTTGTTAAAACAATTTTAAGGCTTGCTGGAGTTAAAGATTGCTGGACTAGAACTTTCGGTTCAACAAGTACAATACCTTCTACAGCATTTGCTGTTTATAACGCTTTAAAAAACACTTATAAAGTTGTTACTCCAAAAGACTGGGTAAGGTGA
- a CDS encoding 50S ribosomal protein L6 encodes MEEIEVEERVISIPENVSIAVKDNLVEVSGPLGKLSEDFSHTPVKIELRNNKEIAVYAYWPKTKEIAIVGTVASLIKNLIKGVTKGFTYKLKVVYSHFPVTIKVNEKEKKVVIENFIGEKSPRIARIVGNVKVEVKGDDIIVQGLNLKEVSQTASNIQQATKIKKKDPRVFLDGIYIYEKKEGLEYGKP; translated from the coding sequence ATGGAAGAAATTGAAGTTGAAGAAAGAGTTATTTCAATACCGGAAAATGTTAGCATTGCCGTAAAGGATAATCTAGTAGAGGTTTCTGGTCCTTTAGGAAAATTATCAGAAGATTTTTCTCATACACCTGTTAAAATTGAATTAAGAAATAATAAAGAAATAGCTGTTTATGCTTATTGGCCTAAAACAAAAGAAATAGCCATTGTTGGAACAGTCGCATCACTTATTAAAAATTTAATTAAAGGCGTTACTAAAGGCTTCACTTATAAACTTAAAGTTGTTTACTCTCACTTTCCTGTGACAATTAAAGTAAATGAGAAAGAAAAAAAAGTCGTTATAGAGAATTTCATAGGTGAAAAATCTCCTAGAATAGCTAGAATTGTTGGAAACGTAAAAGTTGAAGTTAAAGGAGACGATATAATTGTTCAAGGATTAAATCTAAAAGAAGTTAGTCAAACTGCAAGCAACATACAACAAGCAACGAAAATTAAAAAGAAAGATCCTAGAGTTTTTCTAGATGGAATTTATATTTATGAAAAAAAGGAAGGCTTAGAATATGGTAAACCCTAA
- a CDS encoding 50S ribosomal protein L5: protein MSSANEVSIQENPMRKIRIEKVSVNVCVGKSGEPLENAIKILSNLTGQKPCVRKAKRTIKDFGIRKGEPIACMVTLRKDAAASFLKKALEAVGNKLKKSSFDNYGNFSFGIKEHIDIPGTKYDPKLGMIGMDVCVSLERPGFRVKRRTIKESNIGKKHLISREEAIKFVKSTFGVEIIED, encoded by the coding sequence ATGTCCTCAGCAAATGAAGTTTCAATACAAGAGAATCCAATGAGAAAAATAAGAATAGAAAAAGTTTCAGTTAACGTTTGTGTTGGAAAATCTGGGGAACCTTTAGAAAACGCTATTAAAATATTATCAAATTTAACAGGCCAAAAACCTTGTGTTAGAAAAGCTAAAAGAACAATTAAAGATTTCGGCATTAGGAAAGGTGAACCTATTGCATGCATGGTTACATTAAGAAAAGATGCTGCAGCCTCATTCTTAAAAAAGGCTTTAGAAGCTGTAGGGAATAAACTTAAAAAATCAAGTTTTGACAATTATGGAAACTTTTCTTTCGGAATAAAAGAGCATATTGATATTCCTGGTACCAAATACGATCCTAAACTTGGAATGATAGGTATGGATGTATGTGTTAGCCTAGAAAGACCAGGATTTAGAGTAAAAAGAAGAACTATAAAGGAATCTAATATTGGAAAGAAGCATTTAATTTCTAGGGAAGAAGCTATAAAATTTGTTAAATCAACTTTTGGAGTGGAAATAATTGAAGATTAA
- a CDS encoding 50S ribosomal protein L2 — translation MGKRILVQRRGRGGSVFRAQTHKRVSEATFPSLKEEETKSFVKGIVVDLVHDPGRGAPLAYLRFEDGEECYIPAPEGLSVNQEISRGVEAEVKIGNILPLGRIPEGTLVCNVELLPGDGGKLVRASGAYATVVSHTPLGTELKLPSGKTIYLNDACRAMIGVVAGAGRMEKPFLKAGAKAALMASRGRKYPRVRGQAMIAASHPFGGGRHRHPGKPTTVSRHAPPGRKVGLIAARRTGRGKKAGREAAESKQQ, via the coding sequence TTGGGTAAAAGAATTTTAGTTCAAAGAAGAGGTCGAGGAGGCTCAGTTTTTAGAGCTCAAACTCATAAAAGAGTTAGTGAAGCTACTTTTCCAAGTCTTAAGGAGGAAGAAACTAAAAGCTTTGTTAAAGGAATTGTAGTAGATCTTGTTCATGATCCTGGAAGAGGAGCACCTTTAGCCTACTTAAGATTTGAAGATGGAGAAGAATGCTATATTCCAGCTCCCGAAGGGTTAAGCGTAAATCAAGAAATTTCGAGAGGTGTGGAAGCAGAAGTAAAAATTGGAAATATACTCCCTTTAGGAAGAATTCCGGAAGGAACACTTGTATGCAATGTTGAGCTTCTTCCTGGGGATGGAGGAAAACTTGTTAGGGCTTCTGGAGCATATGCTACTGTAGTCTCTCATACACCTTTAGGAACAGAGTTGAAGCTTCCTTCAGGGAAAACCATATATTTAAATGATGCTTGCAGAGCAATGATAGGAGTTGTTGCTGGAGCTGGACGTATGGAAAAACCCTTCTTAAAAGCTGGTGCTAAAGCAGCTTTAATGGCTTCAAGAGGACGAAAATATCCAAGGGTAAGAGGACAAGCAATGATAGCCGCTTCTCATCCATTTGGTGGAGGAAGACATAGGCATCCTGGTAAACCAACAACTGTTTCTAGGCATGCACCTCCAGGAAGAAAAGTTGGATTAATAGCGGCTAGAAGAACAGGTAGAGGGAAAAAAGCTGGAAGAGAAGCTGCTGAAAGTAAACAGCAGTAG
- a CDS encoding RtcB family protein yields the protein MSGRTSEHVPLIKVDECIWEIPVSYKPGMRVPGRIYSDEILLEKMKTDLTIEQCANVAHLPGIYKWSITLPDGHEGYGFPIGGVAATDYEEGVVSPGGVGYDINCGVRLIRTNLMIDDVKPVLPKLLDMLFNYIPSGLGSRGKIKVSLSELDKVASEGVNWAIEEGYGWPEDAENCEENGCMSNADPSKVSSTAKNRGFPQLGSLGSGNHFLEIEAVDKIFDKNIAKAFGIEEEGQIMVLVHTGSRGFGHQICDDYLKVMERAIHKYNIKLPDRELACAPLKSPEAEDYLPAMAAACNFAWANRQMITHWTRQVFEKIFNKSAEALGMHLIYDVAHNIAKKEEHVVDGTRKIVCVHRKGATRAFPPGHKDVPAKYRSTGQPVIIPGSMGTSSWVLVGSKKAMEISFGSTAHGAGRVLSRAAAKKRFWGSEIKQKLENQGVLIRAASMAVVSEEAPDAYKDVDRVAEVSHKVGIAYKVARLVPLGVTKG from the coding sequence ATGTCTGGAAGAACCTCGGAGCACGTCCCGTTAATAAAGGTGGATGAATGCATTTGGGAAATTCCTGTTTCTTACAAGCCTGGAATGCGTGTACCAGGAAGAATTTACAGCGATGAAATTTTACTTGAAAAAATGAAAACAGATTTAACTATTGAACAATGCGCTAATGTAGCACATTTACCTGGAATTTATAAATGGTCAATTACTCTACCTGATGGGCATGAAGGTTATGGTTTCCCAATAGGAGGAGTAGCAGCTACGGATTATGAAGAAGGCGTTGTAAGTCCTGGGGGCGTTGGTTATGATATAAATTGCGGCGTTAGATTAATTAGAACTAACTTGATGATCGATGATGTTAAACCTGTCTTACCAAAATTATTGGATATGTTATTCAATTATATTCCTTCAGGTTTGGGAAGCAGAGGAAAAATTAAGGTTAGTCTTTCTGAACTTGATAAAGTAGCTTCTGAAGGTGTAAATTGGGCTATAGAGGAAGGTTACGGTTGGCCTGAGGATGCTGAAAACTGTGAGGAAAATGGTTGTATGAGTAATGCTGATCCAAGCAAAGTCAGCTCTACAGCTAAAAATAGAGGTTTCCCTCAACTTGGAAGTTTAGGAAGTGGAAACCACTTTTTAGAAATAGAAGCTGTAGATAAAATTTTTGATAAAAACATAGCAAAGGCTTTTGGTATTGAAGAGGAAGGACAAATAATGGTGCTTGTTCACACTGGTAGTAGAGGATTTGGCCATCAAATATGTGATGATTACTTAAAGGTTATGGAGAGAGCAATTCATAAATATAACATAAAACTTCCTGATAGAGAATTAGCTTGCGCTCCATTAAAAAGTCCTGAAGCAGAAGATTATTTACCAGCTATGGCTGCTGCTTGCAATTTTGCTTGGGCTAATAGGCAAATGATAACGCATTGGACTAGACAAGTGTTTGAAAAAATTTTTAATAAATCTGCTGAAGCTTTAGGAATGCATTTAATATATGATGTTGCTCATAATATAGCCAAGAAAGAAGAGCATGTTGTTGATGGAACAAGAAAAATTGTTTGTGTACATAGAAAAGGTGCGACAAGAGCTTTTCCACCAGGGCATAAAGATGTACCTGCAAAATATAGAAGTACCGGTCAACCAGTTATAATTCCAGGAAGCATGGGAACAAGCTCATGGGTTTTAGTTGGATCTAAAAAAGCTATGGAAATAAGCTTTGGTTCAACAGCGCATGGAGCTGGAAGAGTTTTAAGTAGAGCTGCAGCTAAAAAAAGATTTTGGGGAAGTGAAATTAAACAAAAACTTGAAAATCAAGGAGTATTAATTAGAGCTGCAAGCATGGCTGTTGTAAGTGAAGAAGCTCCTGACGCTTATAAAGATGTTGATAGAGTAGCTGAAGTAAGCCATAAAGTTGGAATTGCATATAAGGTAGCTCGACTTGTTCCACTTGGAGTGACTAAAGGATAA